Proteins found in one Mucilaginibacter gracilis genomic segment:
- a CDS encoding GDSL-type esterase/lipase family protein — protein MSLKGLAQTPSCSAASKFYSKDSIIITTFGASTVAGVNGYSFQPYLQANFKYCYVGKAIVVTNYGIAGQTTTQGLARFQSAITGKTGFVCILMGVNDALNLVSGSKPATAAQVTKALAITQSNMEDMVQMALSNNLVPIIGTIQYVNDRNLAAYKTANSYIKRINAGYIKLVSKYKGKVYLADINAALGYDFTLFQADGLHPNDKGDKVISYVWFDAINEAIENKLLLIGLDQNYPNPARTKTTIGFSLSQSGNVNIQLYNMLGLPLKTLANEFYNSGYHQLDVTLNDLKPGMYIYVMKIAGRQLTKKMIVVN, from the coding sequence TTGAGTTTGAAGGGTTTGGCCCAAACGCCAAGCTGTAGCGCGGCATCTAAATTTTACAGTAAAGATAGTATCATTATAACAACTTTTGGAGCCAGTACTGTTGCTGGTGTTAATGGTTACTCGTTTCAACCATATTTGCAGGCAAATTTTAAATATTGTTACGTAGGTAAAGCCATTGTTGTAACCAACTACGGTATAGCCGGGCAAACAACAACGCAGGGCCTTGCTCGTTTTCAATCGGCTATTACCGGTAAAACCGGATTTGTATGTATATTAATGGGGGTAAACGATGCGCTTAACCTGGTTTCGGGCTCAAAGCCGGCAACTGCTGCACAAGTTACCAAGGCATTGGCCATTACCCAAAGTAATATGGAAGACATGGTTCAAATGGCCCTATCAAACAACCTGGTGCCCATTATTGGAACTATACAATATGTAAATGACAGAAATTTAGCTGCTTATAAAACGGCAAACAGTTACATTAAGCGTATAAACGCCGGTTATATAAAATTGGTTAGTAAATACAAAGGCAAAGTTTATTTGGCCGATATAAACGCAGCACTTGGTTATGATTTTACGCTTTTTCAGGCAGATGGATTACACCCTAATGATAAGGGCGACAAAGTTATAAGCTACGTTTGGTTTGACGCTATAAACGAGGCTATTGAAAATAAATTATTATTAATAGGCTTAGATCAAAATTACCCTAACCCGGCCCGTACTAAAACAACCATTGGTTTTAGTTTGTCGCAATCGGGCAATGTTAATATACAGCTATACAATATGCTTGGCCTGCCATTAAAAACTTTAGCTAACGAGTTTTATAATTCGGGCTACCACCAGTTGGATGTTACACTTAACGATTTGAAGCCCGGCATGTATATATACGTGATGAAAATTGCAGGCAGGCAACTCACTAAAAAAATGATAGTAGTAAATTAG